The Sagittula stellata E-37 sequence AGATCGACTGGGTCGAGAATTACGCCGGCACGCTCTACAAATTCACCGACACACGTGAGGCGGTGATGGATGGCATCGTCGACGTGGGCATGGTCGGCACGGTCTGGGAAGGCGCGAACATGCCGCTCCAGAACGTGACCTACTTCACGCCCTTCGCCACCGAAGACCACCGCATGATCATCGAGATCTTCGACGACCTGTCAGAGAACCTGCCCGAGCTGAAGGACTCGTGGGCGGAGAACGGGATGGTCCACCTGTCCTCGCTGATCACCGACAGCTACGACATCTACGCGACCTTCCCGGTCAACACGATGGAAGACCTGCAGAACCGCAAGCTGAACGCGCCGGGCACCTCGGCCAACTGGCTTAGGGACACAGGGGCGACACCGGTCGATGGCGCGCTGACCACCTACTACACCAACATCCAGACCGGCGTGACCGAGGGCACCCTGTCCTTCGCATCGGGCATCCTTCCCACGCGCGTCTACGAGGTCGCCCCCGAGCTGACCCGTGTCGGCATCGGGTCGATGTACTTCGGCGGGATCGCGGCGAACAAGGACTTCTTCGAAGGCCTGCCAGCCCCGGTGCAGGAGGCCTTCCGCGAGGCGGCAAAGGCGACCTCGGTGGCGCATGGCGACTACGTGGCCGACCTTGCCGCGCGCGCAATGGACGAAATGCAGGCCGCGGGTCTGACGGTCCACCAACTGCCCGAAGAAGAGAAAGCGAAGTGGGTCAACGGCCTGCCGAACATCGTCGAGCCGTGGCTGGAACAGACCGGCGACGCGGGCAAGACCGTGCTCAAGGCTTACTTCGATGCGCTGGCCGAACGGGGCGCGACCCCGACCCGGAACTGGGCCGAAGGGCTCTGAGCCTGCCACGCAAGACTGCATTGACCCCTGTCAGCCCGATCCCGGAAGGTCGGGCTGACCCCTACCGCAAAGGCAGGCATTCATGAGCGACGACAGCTCCGCCGATACCCAAGACCAGTTTGTGCCGGCCTTTGCCGAAGCCCCTTTCGGCGCGGCGCTCGGCGGTGTCGCGGCGGCGATGTCGGCGGTCGGCACGGCCTCCATCGGGGCACTGATGCTGCTGATCGTGGCGGATGTGATCGGGCGCAACCTGCTCGACATGCCGATCACCGGCGTGTCGGAGATCGCCGCCCGCACCGTCGTCGCAATCGTGTTCCTGCAGGTGCCCGCCGCGATCCTGCAACGCCGCCTCACCCGTGCGGATTTCCTTGTCCGGCGGATCGGGCGCGCCTCGCCCGCCGCGGTGTCCGTGCTCGAGATCCTGTTCTGCATCACCGGCGCGGTCGTGTTCGCGCTGATCGTCTGGGCGTCCTGGCCGAAGTTCGGTTCCGCCTGGACCACTGCCGAGTTCTTCGGTGTCCAGGGGGTATGGACGATCCCCACGTGGCCCTTCCGCGGGATCACCGTGCTGGGCGCCGCAACCGCAACCCTTGCCGCCCTCTACCGGGTCACACGGGAATTCGAGACGATGAAGGCCGCGCAATGACCACCCTGACCATCGGCTTCATCCTGATCGCCGTCCTGATCGCGCTTGTCCTTCTGGGGATGCAGATCGCCTACGCGCTGTTCTCCGTCGCCTTCGTCGGCATCTGGATCATCCGCGACAACCTCGGCCTGGCCTTCCGTATGCTGGAGCTGACCGCTTATTCCGGCATCGCGGACTACCTCTTTGCCACCATACCGCTGTTCGTGCTGATGGGGCTTCTGGTCAGCGTCTCGAACGTCGGGCGGGACACCTTCGCCGTGGCGGAGGAATTGCTGCGCCGCATGATCTGCGGGCTGGGCATCGCCACCGTCGCCGCCAATACCGTCTTTGCCGCCGTCACCGGCGTCTCCATCGCCTCGGCGGCGGTGTTTACCCGCGTCGCCGTGCCGGAAATGACGCGCCACGGCTACCGTCCGGCCTTTTCGGCAGGCACCGTCGCAGGCTCTTCGGTTCTGGGGATGCTGATCCCGCCCAGCCTTTTGCTGATCATCTACGGCGTGCTGGCAGAGGTCTCCATCGGCGGCATGTTCATCGCGGGCATCATCCCCGGCCTGCTGTTGGCGGGCGGGTTCGTCGTGATGCTGATCGGCCTGACCATCGTCGCGCCGACCTTCGTGCTGATCGATCCCGAGAGCACCCGCGCCCGCAGGCTCGACCGCGATATCACGCCGATGCCACTGGGCGAGATGATCCGTAAGATGATCCCCATCATCCTGCTGGTGATCCTCGTGCTGGGCGGGCTTTACACCGGGTTTTTCACCCCAACCGAGGCCGGCGGCGTCGGGGCCTTCGGCGCGCTCGTGGTCGCGCTTTCCCGCCGCAGCCTCGACCGGCACAAGCTGTGGCAGGTGATGAAGCAGACCGGGGTGATCTCCGTGTCGATCCTGCTGCTTCTGATCGCGGCCTCGTTCTATTCCCGGATGCTGGCCATCGCGGGGCTGCCCAACGCCATCGCGGGGCTTGTGTCGGACTCCGGGTTCGGACCGCTCGGGTTCATCTTCTTCTACGCGGCGATCATCTTGCTGATGGGGATGATCCTCGACAGCACGTCGATCCTGCTGATCATGGTGCCCATCGCCGCCCCCATCGCGCAGAACATGGGGCTGGACCTGATGCACTTCGGAATCGTGACGGTCATCGCGGTCGAGATCGGACTGCTTACACCGCCCTTCGGCATATCTGTGTTCACGGTGCACAACACGCTGAACGATCCGAACGTGTCCGTCGAACAGATCTTCGCCGCCACGTTGCCGTTCATCGCGGTGATGTTGCTGGTGCTGGTGGTCGTGGCCCTTGTGCCGGTGACGGTGACGGTCTTCCTGTAGGCGCGGACAACAGGCACGGCGCAACGGACAGTTGCGCGCCGGACCGTGTGTCACTGCCGGTTGTCCGACGCGGTCCTCAGGGCGCCCGTCAGCGCCAGTCGGAGGGCCCGTTCGCGCAATCCCGAGGGCGGGTCGAGGTCCAGGCGCCCGGCAAGGTCATCCGGCAGCTTGCCCCCGAGTCCGGACAGCATCAGCCGCGCCACGGCAAGGCGGTTCCCCTGCGCGCCAGACAAGATGGAGAGCGCTGGCAAGAGCCGCCGTTCGAGATCGTCGAAATCGCTGCCGAAGGGGAACTCCGGCAGGTTCATCGGCTTCAGCCAGGCGCGCAGGGTCTCGGGTGTGTTGTTGGCCGCGTGGTCCGGTAGCTCGAAATCGGACGCGACCTTCCCGGCTTCTTTGGCCTTGGCCAGCAGGGTGGGTTGAAAGCGGGCGTCGGTCACGCAGAGCATGCGCGCAATGGCCACCTCGTCCGGTTGACCCCGGAGGTCGGCGATGCCGTACTCGGTCACGATGATGTCCCGATAGGCGCGCGGGACGCTTTCGTGCGGATGTGCCCACACGATATTGGAGACCGTCCGTCCGTTCTTTGTCCGGGTCGCCGGCAGGGTCAGGATAGAGCGCGCGCCGTTCAGCGCAAAAGCCTGATCCACGAAGTTGAACTGGCCTCCGATGCCACTGACTTCCTGCGCATTCGCGGTGATGTCGCTGACCACACCGCCCAGAAGCGTGGCCTTCATCGCGGAATTGATGAACCGGGCATCGACGCGGGCGGCACGTTTCGTCTCTTCGTCGCCGTATAGCTGATTGGTGAAAGACACGGGCATCATGCGGATCTTGTCGCGTCGTTCCGGGGGCATCGCGCACAACCGCTCATATAGATCCCGGCAATCCACGAAAAAACCTGCATGGATGGCCGCGCCACAGACTTCTCGGCGGATCACGCCCGCTTCGAACAGCCTCACGAGCCCGTCGACAAGCATTTCGGTCACGGCATAGAGCCCCGCATCGAACGGCCCCGTTTCCCCGAATGTGTCGTCCCTGAAGGGGTTGGACCGGTCTACCCCGGCGAAAGCGCCGGACTGCCGCAGCATCAGCGCGTGCGCCACGGCATCCCCGATGGTGCCGATCCCGACTTGCAGTGTTCCACCGTCCCGCACGGTGCGGGCGACATGCAGGCCGATGGCGTGTTCCGTCAGCCCGACCGGACGCTTGACCACCGAGAATAGCTCGAAATTCGGACCGGGGTCGAGGCACAGGTCCACCTCTGCCCGCGGCAACGTCGCATCGGGCCCGGACATCGCGGGAAGGTTGGCGTTGGTTTCGCCGACCACAAGGAAGCTCTGGCGGCCTGCGCGGCGATCACGCAACAGATCCGACGAGATATCGGTGTTGCAAGACAGGCTGTAGTCCGATCCCATGGGGGCCAGAAGCTGCATCAACACGTTGGGGCGCCAGGCGGCAAGAACGTCGTATGCATGGGTGTAGTTCGCCGGGATGTACCGGCGCTGCATGGCCGGTACGCCAATCCATCGCCCGGCAAGCAGGAAGAACTCGGCCACTTCGACGTTTGGCGGCAGGGTCCCTTCCCGCAGCATGGCCGCGTAAGCCGGTTCGGGGTATTGGCCGAACAGACGGTCTGCCGCAGGTCCCAGAAAGCGTCGCGTCATCTCGTCCTTCATGGGCGGACGTTCCAGTGTCAACGCCGTCAGGATGGACAGGCGGGCATCCGGACGCGCAGCGACGGCCCGGATCAACGCATTGACCAGCGTGACAGGCTTGCCCAGCCCAAGCGGCAAGGCAAGCCTGATGTCGCCACCGGTCCGATCCAAGATCTCGTCGGCGATGGCCTCGGCTGTGGTGCGGTCAGCCAAAATCGTCCCAGCCCGGATCGGGCGCAAATCGCGGTCCGTGTTGCGCCGCGAGTTTCGTCAACACGTCCGGCACATCCCTGCGGACACGGGCATAATGCAGCGGACCTCCGCGGAACGGGGCCCAACCGGTGCCGAAGATCAGCGCGCCATCGACGGTGTCCGCATCCTCGGCAATCCCCTTGCGCAGGCACTCCACCGCGGCGTTGCACATCGGAAGGATCAGCCGGTCGATCACGTTCTGGTCCGGGTCGTCTGCCGGGACTTTGGGCGGCTTCTCGGTTTCGTAGTCATAGAGACCGCGTCCCGCCTTTCGTCCGGTGTGCCCCTTGTCCACCATGTCCTGCAACCACCCCGGCGTCTCGGCCACGGGCACATCCAGCCCCTCGCGCAGGGATAGCGCCACTTCGAGGCAGATATCCAAACCCACGGAATCGGCCAGCGTTACCGGTCCCATCGGCATGCCGAAGGCGAGGGCCGCACGGTCCAGCGCCTCCTTGTCGTGCCCCTCGTCGAGCATCGCGAGCGCCTCCATCATGTAGGGTGCCAGGACGCGGTTCACGAGGAAGCCGGGATAATCCTTCACCCGCGCGGGCAGCCTGTCGATCCCGTTGGCAAACCGGGCAAGGCGGTCCAGCGTATCGGCGGATGCAAGATCGTGAGACACCACCTCGACCAGTGGCATCTTGCTGACCGGATTGAAGAAATGCAGCCCGGCAAAGTGACCGGGCACCGGAGCGGCAGTCACCAGCGACGACAGCGGCAGGCTAGACGTATTGGTGGCCAGAATGGCGCCGGGTTTCATCTGGTCCGCAAGTTCGCCGTAGATCTTCTCCTTCACCTCCATCTTTTCCGGCGCGGCCTCGATGATCAGATCGGCGCGGGCCCGGCCCAGCCGGTCCGGATCGGGCATGAGGCGGTCGAGCGCATCGCGCGTTTCGATCCCGCCGAGATGCCTTTTGCCGCAGATTTCGGTGGCGCGGCGGACGGTTTCGCCCAACGGCGCAAGAGCCACGTCTTCGATGGTGACACGCCGCCCCTGGATCGCGGCCCAAGCAGCAATCTCCGCCCCCATCGCCCCTGCCCCGATGACGTGCACATGGTCTATCCCGTCAGGCCCGGTCGCACCGGACTTCAGCCGCCGCCGCAGGAAAAACACGCGGATCAGGTTCTGCGCCGTTGCACTGTCGAGCAAATCGCAGAAGGACCGCACCTCCGCCTGCTGCATGGCGGATGGATCGCCGCCATGGCGCTCCCACAATTCGATCAGCGCGAAGGGGGCAGGGAAATGCGCGTTCGGCGCCGTCTTCTCGGCCTCCGCGCGCATCCTGTTGGCTGCCAGGCTTCGCGCGGCGCGGGTGCGCAGGGCGCTTGCCCGCAAGCCGCCGCCGTCGTGGCTCAGCTTGCCATTCGCGGCGGCATCCATGGCCGCTTCGACATGTCGCTCCGGCACAAGCGCGTCCAGAATCCCCAGTCGTCTGGCTTTCCGGTCGTGTGCGCTGCGCCCGGTGAGCATCATCTGCATGGCTTCCACCGGGTCGATAAGTTGCGTCAAGCGCACCGTTCCGCCGAGACCCGGGTGAAGTCCAAGCTGTATCTCCGGAAAGCCGACCTTCACCCCCTCGACGCCGATGCGGTAATCGCAGGCAAGCGCGAGTTCGAGACCGCCACCAAGCGTTGCGCCGTGAATGACGGCAATGGTCGGAACCGGCAAGGCGGCCAGCTTGTCCAGCACATCGTGCCCCTGCTGCAGCATCTCTGTCGCGCCCTGACCGCGCAGGTCGGCAAAGCCGTCGATATCGGCCCCGGCGGCGAACCCGCCGCGTTTGGCGGAGCGCAGCGCCACTCCGCGGGGCTGCGCCTGTTTCGCGTCGTCCAGCAAGACGTCCAACTCACGCA is a genomic window containing:
- a CDS encoding C4-dicarboxylate TRAP transporter substrate-binding protein; translation: MTFMKLATTTAMAVLMGGAAMAQQSITVNIGSSHPEANIWVYAMKNTFQPEVNRILAENGNEYQIDWVENYAGTLYKFTDTREAVMDGIVDVGMVGTVWEGANMPLQNVTYFTPFATEDHRMIIEIFDDLSENLPELKDSWAENGMVHLSSLITDSYDIYATFPVNTMEDLQNRKLNAPGTSANWLRDTGATPVDGALTTYYTNIQTGVTEGTLSFASGILPTRVYEVAPELTRVGIGSMYFGGIAANKDFFEGLPAPVQEAFREAAKATSVAHGDYVADLAARAMDEMQAAGLTVHQLPEEEKAKWVNGLPNIVEPWLEQTGDAGKTVLKAYFDALAERGATPTRNWAEGL
- a CDS encoding TRAP transporter small permease subunit — encoded protein: MSDDSSADTQDQFVPAFAEAPFGAALGGVAAAMSAVGTASIGALMLLIVADVIGRNLLDMPITGVSEIAARTVVAIVFLQVPAAILQRRLTRADFLVRRIGRASPAAVSVLEILFCITGAVVFALIVWASWPKFGSAWTTAEFFGVQGVWTIPTWPFRGITVLGAATATLAALYRVTREFETMKAAQ
- a CDS encoding TRAP transporter large permease produces the protein MTTLTIGFILIAVLIALVLLGMQIAYALFSVAFVGIWIIRDNLGLAFRMLELTAYSGIADYLFATIPLFVLMGLLVSVSNVGRDTFAVAEELLRRMICGLGIATVAANTVFAAVTGVSIASAAVFTRVAVPEMTRHGYRPAFSAGTVAGSSVLGMLIPPSLLLIIYGVLAEVSIGGMFIAGIIPGLLLAGGFVVMLIGLTIVAPTFVLIDPESTRARRLDRDITPMPLGEMIRKMIPIILLVILVLGGLYTGFFTPTEAGGVGAFGALVVALSRRSLDRHKLWQVMKQTGVISVSILLLLIAASFYSRMLAIAGLPNAIAGLVSDSGFGPLGFIFFYAAIILLMGMILDSTSILLIMVPIAAPIAQNMGLDLMHFGIVTVIAVEIGLLTPPFGISVFTVHNTLNDPNVSVEQIFAATLPFIAVMLLVLVVVALVPVTVTVFL
- a CDS encoding acetyl-CoA hydrolase/transferase C-terminal domain-containing protein translates to MADRTTAEAIADEILDRTGGDIRLALPLGLGKPVTLVNALIRAVAARPDARLSILTALTLERPPMKDEMTRRFLGPAADRLFGQYPEPAYAAMLREGTLPPNVEVAEFFLLAGRWIGVPAMQRRYIPANYTHAYDVLAAWRPNVLMQLLAPMGSDYSLSCNTDISSDLLRDRRAGRQSFLVVGETNANLPAMSGPDATLPRAEVDLCLDPGPNFELFSVVKRPVGLTEHAIGLHVARTVRDGGTLQVGIGTIGDAVAHALMLRQSGAFAGVDRSNPFRDDTFGETGPFDAGLYAVTEMLVDGLVRLFEAGVIRREVCGAAIHAGFFVDCRDLYERLCAMPPERRDKIRMMPVSFTNQLYGDEETKRAARVDARFINSAMKATLLGGVVSDITANAQEVSGIGGQFNFVDQAFALNGARSILTLPATRTKNGRTVSNIVWAHPHESVPRAYRDIIVTEYGIADLRGQPDEVAIARMLCVTDARFQPTLLAKAKEAGKVASDFELPDHAANNTPETLRAWLKPMNLPEFPFGSDFDDLERRLLPALSILSGAQGNRLAVARLMLSGLGGKLPDDLAGRLDLDPPSGLRERALRLALTGALRTASDNRQ
- a CDS encoding 3-hydroxyacyl-CoA dehydrogenase NAD-binding domain-containing protein, with the translated sequence MTLFNEIDPDDAPGATRPPETENWRRAETDGLLTLWLDCPGTSTNTISETVLRELDVLLDDAKQAQPRGVALRSAKRGGFAAGADIDGFADLRGQGATEMLQQGHDVLDKLAALPVPTIAVIHGATLGGGLELALACDYRIGVEGVKVGFPEIQLGLHPGLGGTVRLTQLIDPVEAMQMMLTGRSAHDRKARRLGILDALVPERHVEAAMDAAANGKLSHDGGGLRASALRTRAARSLAANRMRAEAEKTAPNAHFPAPFALIELWERHGGDPSAMQQAEVRSFCDLLDSATAQNLIRVFFLRRRLKSGATGPDGIDHVHVIGAGAMGAEIAAWAAIQGRRVTIEDVALAPLGETVRRATEICGKRHLGGIETRDALDRLMPDPDRLGRARADLIIEAAPEKMEVKEKIYGELADQMKPGAILATNTSSLPLSSLVTAAPVPGHFAGLHFFNPVSKMPLVEVVSHDLASADTLDRLARFANGIDRLPARVKDYPGFLVNRVLAPYMMEALAMLDEGHDKEALDRAALAFGMPMGPVTLADSVGLDICLEVALSLREGLDVPVAETPGWLQDMVDKGHTGRKAGRGLYDYETEKPPKVPADDPDQNVIDRLILPMCNAAVECLRKGIAEDADTVDGALIFGTGWAPFRGGPLHYARVRRDVPDVLTKLAAQHGPRFAPDPGWDDFG